The Streptomyces fungicidicus nucleotide sequence GCAGCCCTAGTCCGCGACTCTGGATCATGGGCTGGAACACATTGCCCTCGAGCTGCTGCACCACCACGATGACGGCCAGCACGAGCAGCGCGTTCATCAGCCCGTTGGACACCAGCGCGATCAGCACCGCGACGAAGCCGGCGAACAGGGCGCCCACGATGGGCACGAACGCCGACACGAAGGTCAGCACCGACAGCGGCAGCACGAGCGGGACGTTCAGGAGCCACAGGCCCAGTCCGATGAACACCGCGTCGAGCAGGCCGACGAGCGCCTGCGACCGCACGAAGGCGCCGAGGGTGTCCCAGCAGCGCGCGGCCACGGCCGGGACGTCGGTGGCCAGCCGGCCGGGGAGCTGCCGGGCGAGCCACGGCAGGAAGCGCGGGCCGTCCTTGAGGAAGAAGAACATCAGGAAGAGCGCCAGGACGGCCGTGACCACACCGCTGAAGACGGTGCTCACGCCCGTGACGGCGGTGGTGGCGATGGCCCCGGCGCTGTCCTGGATGCGGGCGGTCGCGGTGTCGAAGGCACCGGCGATCTGGGCCTCGCCGATGTTCAGCGGCGGCCCCGCGGCCCATTCGCGCAAGTGCTGGACGCCCTCGACGACACCGTCGGCGAGCTTGCCGGACTCGGACGTCACGGGCACCGCGATCAGTGCCGCGGTGCCCGCGGCCACCAGCAGGAACAGCACGGTCACCAGGGACGCGGCGAGCGCCGGCGCCATGCCTCTGCGGCGCAGGAAGCGGGTCGGGGGCCAGGTGAGCGTGGTGAGGAGCAGCCCGACTATCAGGGGCCAGACCACCGACCACATCCGGCCGAGCGCCCACACGGCCACCGCGGCCGCCACCAGGACCAGCAGCAGCTCGCCGGAGATACGCGCCGAGGTGCGCAGCGCGGCGCGGGTCTTCCCCGCGTTCAACGTCGCAGACATGGAGGCACCCTATGGGGCGGCGGGTCGCCGGGATCACCGGGGACCGGTCCGGGGGACGTCCGGCGGGCCCGTGTCCGCAGCGAAAGGCCGGGGCCGGTGAGGCACACTGAGGTGATGGGCGACCTCAATGCCCGCGGGACACCGTCGCGCCGGTTCCCTCAGGCGCCGGAGAGTGTGGCGCAGGCCCGGCGGTTCGTCGGGGCCGCGCTCGCCGGTGCCGCGCCGGACCTGGTGGCCACCGCCCAGCTGCTGGTCAGCGAACTGGTCACCAACGTGGTGCTGCACGCCCGCACGGAGGCCGAGGTGACGGCCCGGTCCGAGGGCGGCACGGTCCGGGTGCGGGTCGGCGACCGCCGTCCGGACCGCGCACTGGTGCCGCACGGGTGGCCGCCGTACGCGGGTACGGGGCAGGGTCTGCCGCTGGTGGCCCGGCTGGCGTCCCGGCGGGGCGTCGAGACGGGTGACCGGGGCAAGACCGTGTGGTTCGAGCTGGGGCCCGAGGGGCCGCCCCGGCGCCCGGACGACTGGGAGCCTCCCGCGGCGCCCGCGGGCGGGGAGGCGACGGTGACGCTGCTGGACGTGCCGACGGCGCTCTGCGCGGCGGCCGAGCAGCACCGGCACACCCTGCTGCGGGAGGTCACGCTGGCCGTGGCCGCCGGGCAGGACGTCGGAGTGACCCCGCGGGACGCCGCCGTGGCGCAGGACACGAGCCAGCTGATCACCGCGTCCGTGACGGCCGCGCTGCGGCCGCATCCCGCCGAGCGGGGACTCCGCTCGCTGCCCCTGTCGCTGCCGCCGGACGCCGGGCCGTCGGTGCGGACCCTGCGCGCGGTCCTCGACCTCGCCGAGGAAGCCGCCCGCGAGGAACACCTGCTGACGCTCCCCGCGCTGCCGCGGCAGCGGCTGTTCCACCAATGGCTGTTCGACCAGATCGTCGGTCAGCTGGCCGGGGGGCACCCCACGGCATGGACGGTGGTGCCCGGCGTTCCCGGCGCCGGCCCGTCGGAGCTGGTGGCGTGGGACGCCGGGCATGTGCAGGCCAGCAGGGTTCCCACGATCGCCGCCGACGAGCGGAACCGGATCATCGCGGTGAACGGGCCCGCGGCGGACCTGCTCGGCTGGAACGCGGGCGACCTGGTCGGGCGGCCGCTCACCACCCTCGTCCCGGAGCACCTCCGGGCACGGCACGTCACGGCGTTCACGTCCCTGCTGCTCAGCGGGCAGCCCCGGATCCTGGGCCGCTCGGTGCCGCTGCCCGCGCTGCACCACGACGGCCGGCTGGTTCCCGTGCGGCTGTTCATCCAGCCGCAGGAGACGGCCGACGGCCGGACCGTCTTCGTCGCCCAGCTCACCCCGCGGGGCGCCGTGCCCAGCCCTTCCACGCATCCGCCGGGCAGGATCCGTCCGCCCATGGGACAGCGGCAGCCGGACCGGTCGTCGCCGATGGCCGCCGAGGACACCGGGCGGTCGGCGGACCGTTCCGCGCTGGTGCGGCTCTCGCTGCTGGCCGACACCGCGGCCGCGCTGAGCAACGCCCCGTACCTGGACGAGGGTCTGGAGCGGGTGGGCCGGATCCTCACCGACCGGCTGGCCGACTGGTGCGCGGTGGACCTGTTCACCGAGGACGCCCGGGTGGAGCGGGCCCGCGTCGTCCACCGCTCGTCGGGCGATGCCTGGCCCGAGGATTACCAGGGGCGGCTGCCGCCGCTGTCCGACGCCGCCCGGGGGCCGCTGGCGCGTGCGCTGCGCGGGGCAGGCCCGCTGCTGCTCACCGGTCCCCCGTCGCCCAGCCAGGTCGCGAGTCCCCTGGACGCGCACTACCTGGGACTGTTCCGGACCATGGGCGCGGACAGCGCCGTCGTCGCCCCGCTGCGGGTCCGCAGACAGATCATCGGCGCGCTCACGGTGGCCCGCCACGCACGGGACGCGCCGTTCACCGAGGAGGACCTGCCGCTGGTCCACGATCTGGTGCGCAGTCTCGCCCTGGGAGTGGACAACCTCCGTCTCCACCAGGAGACGCGCAACATCGCCGAACGCCTCCAGCGCTCGCTGCTGCCGAAACTGCGGGACGCCGGGAACGTGCAGCTCGCCGCACGCTACGCCGCGTCCTCCGCCACCGCCCAGGTCGGCGGCGACTGGTACGACAGTTTCCTCCTGCCCGACGGGGACACGGCGCTGGTCATCGGCGACGTCACCGGGCACAACCTGGACGCGGCGATCACCATGAGCCAGCTGCGCAGCATGCTGCGTGGCATCGCCGTGGACCGTCAGGAGCCGCCGTCGACCGTGCTGCGCCGTCTCGACCTGGCGAACCACAGTCTCTACCGCGAGTCCACCGCCACCTGCATCTACGGCCTGGTCAAGGGCCCCGAGGAGGGGCCCTGGCAGCTGGTGCACTCCTCCGCGGGGCATCTGCCGCCGTTGCTCGTTCGCCCGGACGGCCGCACACGGTTCCTGGAGGGGGGCTCGGGGCTGCTGCTGGGGGTGGATCCCCGGATTCGACGCCCCGAGGCACGGGACGCGATCCCGGCGCACGCGACGGTACTGCTGTACACCGACGGGCTGATCGAACGCCGGGGGGAACACCTGGACGACGCCATGGAGCGGCTGCGCGTGCACGCCGCCGCGCTGGCCCGGGAGCCGCTCGAGGCGTTCTGCGACGAGTTGCTCATCGGTCTGGGCGCCGACGGTGACGACGACATCGCCGTCCTGGCCGTGCGGCCCGTGCCACCGCCCTGAGCGCTCCCCGGCGGCGGTCCGGTGGCGGCACCCGCTGTGCGCGCCGCCACCGGCTCGGTGTCCGCGGTACAGGAGCGGTCAGTTGAAGGGGTCGAGGGTGAGCAGGGCCTGGCTCGGGTTGCCGTCGTGGACGAGCGACTCGTGGTTGCCCACGTCGTCGAAGGCGAAGGCGTACGCCTTCCCGTCGGCCATCTGCGCGTGGATGGCGCGGGCGTAGTGGTTGGTGACGCCGTCCCGGTAGAAGTCACCGGAGCCGGAGTCGGGCTGGCTGGGGTTGGTGAGGAGCGTGGAGCGGTTGAAGCCCGCGCAGAGGGTGCGCGAAATGGGGCCGCGCACCTGGTCGTTGGGGGCGTCGAGCTTCCCGTGGCAGCCGAAGACGGAGGAGGCGTCCGGCTTCTGGAAGCTGGTGACGACGGCGCCCGCGCTGTTGGTGAAGTTCATGACGCCGCCCGAGACCCGGCCGTAGTACTTGACGCCCGGCTGGTCGGTGAAGGGCGTGACCGTCAGCGTGGAGCCGGCGTACTTCTGCCAGACCCGGTTGATGTAGTCGTCCATGACCGACGCCGGAAGGGCGCCCGTCTCCAGCCCGTACAGCGGGGACAGGGCCCGCAGCACGGTGCCGTCGGAGCGGGTCTGGATCAGGTTGGCCCAGCCTCCGGACTGTCCCCTGAGGGTGTTGAGCACCGCGTTGTAGCCGCCGGACTTGAGCTTGCCGGTGCTCGTCGTGCCGCCGTCGGCGCGGCGCACCCCCACCGAGTAGGGCGCGGAGAACATGTCGACCTGGGTGCTGTTGAGCCACAGGCCCGCGTCGTTGAGCGTGTACTCCGACCAGTTGAACAGGATGTCGCGGTTGGGGTCCGTCGGGTTCTGCACGGCGGGCTGGACCAGACCGCCGGTGGTCAGCTTGAACACGAGCTTCTGGCCGTAGGAGAAGTAGATGCGGCCGGAGAACTTCGGGAGGCGGACGGTCGTGGACCGTCCCGCCGCCGGGCCCGTGATCGAGGCGTCGGGCGCGGGGGTGGGCGGGTTGCCGCCCGCGGGCCAGGGGTGGAAGGTGCCGCTCGCGTCGGCCCAGCCCTGTCTGCCGGTCGACAGCTGGGTGCCGAGGTTGTAGACGTACAGCTGCTCGCCGCGGCCCGAGTTGTTGGTGATCTGCAGGGGGATGGTGTCCGGGACCGCGGCGTGGGCCGGGGACGGGACGCCGGTGGCGAGCAGTGAGCCGCCCAGCACCGTGGCGATGCTCAACCCGATCGCCGTGGCCCGGCGTTTGAGTGTGCGCAGCATGCTCCTTCTCCGTTCAGCTGTGGGGGGAGTCGTTCTGAGAGCGCTCTCAGCGTCCCGCCCTGGTATGGACCTGTCAACGGTTGGGAGCATGCGATTCCGCGGGGCGCCGTCGAGCGGCCCCCGGCGCCTCAGCCGGACGGGGCGTCCGGGCGGTGCCTTCCACGACCGCGGAGGCACCGCCCGGACCGACGGCCCCGCCCCTCAGGGACGCTGGGCGGCGATCAGGCGCCGGTACCAGTGGTAGCTGTCCTTCGGGACGCGCCGCTGGGTGTCGTAGTCGACCCGGACGATGCCGAAGCGCTTGTCGTAGCCGAAGGCCCATTCGAAGTTGTCGAGCAGGGACCACACGTAGTAGCCGCGCACGTCCACGCCCGCGTCGACGGCGGCCCGCAGCGCGGCGAGGTGATCGCGCAGGTACGCCACCCGGCCGGTGTCGTGCACGGCGCCGTCCGCGCTCACCTCGTCGTCCTCGGCGGAGCCGTTCTCGGTGATGTACACCGGCGGCAGGGCGTCGCCGTACTGCTCCTTGAGGTCCACCAGGAGGTCGGTGAAGGTCTCCGGGGCGACCGGCCAGCCCATCGCGGTGCGCCGGACACCGGGCATCGCCGTCTCGGCGTAGCGGTTGTCGGTCGCCACCCGCAGCGCGGGGTCGCTCTCGCGGTGCGGGGCGCCGGCGACGACGATCGGGCGGTAGTAGTTGATGCCGAGGAAGTCCAGGGGCTGGGAGATCACCTCGAGGTCGCCGTCGCGGCGGAAGTCCTCCCCGGTGATCAGCTCCCCCCAGGTGTCCTCCTCGGTGTCCGGGTAGCGCCCGGCGAGGATCGGCTCCGTCCACACCAGGTTGTGCAGGGTGTCGGCGCGCACCACGGCCTCCCGGTCGGCGGCGGAGCCGGTGGCGGGCAGGTGGTGGTCGAGGTTGAGGGTGATGCCGGCCTCCCGGACCCCGGCGGACCGGAGCGCCTGGACGGCCAGTCCGTGGCCCACCAGCAGGTGGTGGGCGGCGGCCAGCGCGCCCCGGCCCTCGCGGGCGCCCGGGGCGTGACGGCCGACGGAGTAGCCGAGGAAGGCGCTGCACCAGGGCTCGTTGAGGGTGATCCAGCGCGGCACCCGGTCGCCCAGGTGCCCGGCGACGACGGCCGCGTACTCGGCGAACCGCTCGGCGGTCTCCCGCACCCGCCAGCCGCCGCGGTCCTCCAGGGCCTGCGGGAGGTCCCAGTGGTAGAGGGTGACGGCGGGTTCGATGCCGGCGGCGAGGAGTTCGTCGACCAGACGGGAGTAGAAGTCCAGGCCCTTGGGGTTCACCGGGCCGGTGCCGTCGGGCACGACGCGCGGCCAGGCGACGGAGAAGCGGTACGAGCCGACGCCGAGGTCGCGCAGCAGGGCCACGTCCTCGGGGTAGCGGTGGTAGTGGTCGCAGGCCACGTCACCGGTGTCGCCGTTCACGACCAGGCCGGGGGTGTGGCTGTAGGTGTCCCAGATCGACGGGCCGCGGCCGTCCTCGTAGGCCGCGCCCTCGATCTGGTACGAGGCGGTCGCCGCGCCGAAGACGAAGCCGGGCGGGAAACCGGGGAACTCACTCATGCGTATCGGTCCATCTCGAGACGTGCGGTGTTCACTTGACGGAGCCGCCGGCGATGCCGGCGGCGATGTACTTCTGGGCGAGGACGAGCAGGATCGCCGCCGGGACGGCGGAGAGCACGGACGCGGCCATGACCGAGCCCCAGTCGCCGACGTGGGCGCCGATGTACTGGTAGATGCCCAGCGTGACCGGCTTGACGTCGTCGGTGGTGTTCAGGGTGAGCGCGAACATGAAGTCGCTCCACGCGAACAGGAACGCGAACAGTCCGGAGGTGATCAGCGAGTTGCGGCTCATCGGGAGCACCACCCGCAGGAAGACCCGCACCGGCCCCGCGCCGTCGATCTCGGCGGCCTCGAGGACCTCGCCCGGGATGGACACCATGAAGGAGCGCATCAGGACGATGGAGAACGGGATGCCGAGCGAGGCGTCCGCGAGCATCAGGCCGAAGTAGGAGTTCACCAGGCCCAGGTCGACGTACGAGTTGTAGAGGGCGTTGGCGATCACGATGCCGGGCACCATCTGGGTGATCAGGGTCCCGAAGACCATGGTGCGCGAGCCGCGCAGACCGAACCGGGCCAGTCCGTACGCCGCCGGGGCCGAGACGGCCAGGCAGATGGCGACGGCGCCGAACGAGACCAGCAGCGAGGTCAGCAGGTGACCGCCCTGGTCGCTGAGGGCCTTGGAGAACCCGGACAGGTCGAGTCCGCCGGGCACCGGGTCGACCTGGAGCAGGCCGGACTCGGGCTGGAGTGCCGTGTTGAGCATCCAGTACAGCGGGAACAGCATCACGCCCAGGACGAGCACACCGGCGACGGTGGAGCCCCAGCGGCGCCGGGACGCGGTGGGAGTGTCGGCGGCCATGTCGGTCACTTCCCCTCGGTGCGGTTGGCCCGCAGGTAGAACACCGCGAACACCGCGGAGATGACGATGAGTACGTTGCCGACGACCGCGCCGGCGCCGAAGTCCAGCTCCACGAAGGAGTTCTGGTAGGTGAGCGTGCCCAGGGTCTGGGTGGCGTCGGCGGGGCCGCCGTCGGTGAGCGCGAGGATCAGGTCGAGGATCTTGACCGTCGACATGAAGCCCAGCACCAGGACGACCGTGATCACCGGCTTGAGCAGCGGCAGGGTGACGGAGCGGAAGGTCCGCCAGGCCGAGGCGCCGTCCAGGGCGGACGCCTCGTACAGCTCCTTGGGGATCTCCTGGAGGCCGCCGTAGAGGATGACCATGTTGAACGGGATGCCGATCCAGATGTTGACCAGGATCACCGACAGCAGCGCCATGTCGGGGCTGGTCAGCCACGGGGTCTGACCGCCCAGGCCCACGGTGTCGAGGAAGGTGTTCAGTACGCCGGTGTCCTGGTCCAGAATGCGGCGCCACACGATGCCGGACACCACCATGGGCACCAGCCAGGGCAGCAGGATCAGCGACCGCAGGACACCGTTCAGGGGGAACCTGCGGTTGAAGAAGACGGCGAGGGCGAGGCCGATGCAGAACTGGCCGAGCAGGGAGCCGGCGGTGAAGACGAGGGTGTGCCACAGGGCCTTGCCGAACAGGACGTCCTGGAAGACGGACGACCAGTTGTCGGCGCCGTTGAACGGGGCCTCGCCGGTGAAGAACGTCTTCGGCGTGTAGTGCTGGAAGCTCATCACGATGTTGCGGACGAGCGGGTAGCCGAAGAACAGCAGCATGAAGACGACGGCGGGGGCGACGAAGCCCCACTGGGCGAGCCGGCGGCGCAGGCGCCGGCGGGCCGGGTCCGGCGCGGCGGCCTTCCGGGCGGTCTTCGCGGACGCCGGAGCGGTGACGGTGGACGTGGTCATGGGCGCGTACCTCAGTTCCCGCTCGTGGCCCGCTGCTGGGCGCGCTTCAGGGCGGCCTCGCTGGACTGGCCGGTCAGGGCGGACTGGAAGGCGCTCTGCAGGGCGAGCGAGACACCGGACCAGCCGGCGCCGAGCTTGGCGGTGCGGGACCGGGCGGCGGCGACCTGGTCGGCCAGCGCGTCCAGTTCGGGCACCTCCGCGCGCCACTTCGCGGCGGCCTTCTCGTTGGCGGGGACCATCCAGCTGTTCAGGGCGTAGGTGAGCTGCTCCTTCTCGCCCGCCAGGCAGCCGACGATCCGGCCGGCGGTCTTCTCGCGCTCGGCGTCCCCGGTGTTGGGCACGGTGAGCACGGCGCCGCCGAGCGGTCCCACCGACTCGGCGCCGGTCTCGGGCACGGGGATCTGAGCGATCTCCCAGTGCAGCGACTTCTTGGTGTTGAGGGTCTCGACCTGCCACGGGCCGTTGATCATCATGGCCGCGTTGCCCGCCATGAACTGGTCGTTCACATCGGCCTGTGTCCAGTTGACCGTGGACTTGGACAGCGAGCCGTCCTGGAGCAGCGCCTTCCAGTAGTCGAGCGCGCCGACGACCTGGGGGCTGTCGAGGTCCGTCTCGTCGCCGCCGTTGGACCACATGAAGGGCGTGAACTGGAAGACGCCGTCCTCGGCGCCGCCGGCGCTCAGCGCCAGGCCGTACCGCTTGCCCTGGGTGAGCTTCTTCGCCGTCTCCCGCAGCTCGTCCCAGGTGGTGGGCACCTGCACGCCCGCCTCGTCGAGGACGTCCTTGTTGTAGAAGAGCGCGAGGGTGTTCACGGAGCGGGCCGCGCCGTAGTAGGTGCCCTTGTAGGAGCCGAAGCCGACGATGCCCTCGGGGACGTCCTCGGTGGTCAGTCCCAGGGTGCGCAGGTCGACGAGCCCGCCGGCGTCGGCGAAGGTCGGCATCTCGGAGGCGTCGAACTGCACGATGTCCGGCAGCGACTTCGACGAGGCCATGCGCAGCGCCTTCGTCATCACCTGCGCCGCGGGGACGCTCTGCTGCTCGATGGTGACGCCCAGCCGCTTGCCGCAGCGGGCCATCGCCTCGGCGTCCCAGCGGTGGTAGGTCTCGTCGGTCGAGGAGTTCATCACGGTGTACACGTCGCTGTCTCGCTGTTCCGCACAGCCGGTCAGCGCCGCTCCGGAGACGAGGACGGAGACGGCGGCGAACGACGTGACGGCTCTGCGCGAGCGTCCGCGCGGACGAGGTGCGGCAACCGGAGGATGTGCTGTCACGGTGGGTGCCCTTGCGTGGGGACCGGCCCAGCCTGCGCTGAGCTGGTGACTCTTTCGGGAGGCAGGTGAAGCGCTTCGACTTGTGGCGGCTCTTGCCAAGGTGTTGCCTGACGCTGCACCGGGTGTAATTTGTTTTGCCTGATTACTAATACGCCAGCGGAACCGGGTCGCGCTAGACCCCGAGCGATACGATCTGCTCGCACCAGGGCGTGACAGGCTTCGCGTCTCCTGTCATAGTTCCTGGTCAGAGCCTCCCCCTCACCTCCCCGCCGCCCTCCCCCTCCGAGGAAGATCATGAAATTCACTGACGGGTTCTGGCGCATCCGCGACGGTGTCCAGATCGCGTACGCCACCGAAGTGCGTGATGTGCGTCCGGAATCGAAGCGCTTCACCGGGTATGCCGCCGTGAAGAAAGTGACACGCAGGGGCGACACCCTCAACGCTCCGCTGATCACGGTCGAGTGCTTCTCCCCCGCCGAGGGCGTCGTCGGCGTCCGGGTCACCCACCACGCCGGCAAGTACCGGCCGGGCCCCGACTTCGCCCTCACCGGCGACGCGGACGGCGCCGGGTCGGTGCGCCGGGACGGCACCGTCACCGAGCTGACCAGCGGTCCCCTGACCGTCCGGCTGGACGGGTCGGGCCCCTTCGGTCTCGGCTTCCACGACGCGGACGGACGCGAGCTGACCCGCGCCGGCGTCAAGAGCACCGCCTTCGCCACCACCGGCGAGGGGGCCCACCACGTGCTGAGCCGGCTGTCGCTCGGCGTCGGCGAGCAGATCTACGGCCTGGGCGAGCGGTTCACGCCGTTCGTGAAGAACGGCCAGACCGTCGACGTGTGGCAGGCCGACGGCGGCACCAGCAGCGAGCAGGCGTACAAGAACGTCCCGTTCTACCTGTCCTCCCGCGGCTACGGCGTCTTCGTCAACCACCCCGGCGCCGTCTCCTTTGAGGTCGGCTCCGAGTCCGTCGGACAGGTGCAGTTCAGCGTCGAGGACCAGGCGCTGGAGTACTACGTCATCGCCGGGCCCACCCCCAAGGAGGTGCTGGGCCGCTACACGGCACTGACCGGACGCCCGGCCCTGCCGCCGGCCTGGTCCTTCGGCCTGTGGCTCAGCACCTCGTTCACCACCTCGTACGACGAGGGGACGGTGACGTCGTTCGTCGACGGCATGGCCGAACGCGGCATTCCGCTGTCGGTGTTCCACTTCGACTGCTTCTGGATGCGCGAGTACCAGTGGTGCGACTTCCAGTGGGACCCGGAGGTCTTCCCGGACCCGGAGGGCATGCTGGCCCGGCTCAAGGAGAAGGGCCTGCGGATCAGCGCCTGGATCAATCCGTACATCGCGCAGAAGTCCCCGCTCTTCGACGAGGCCGCCGCGCTCGGGCACCTGGTGCGCCGGGCGAACGGCGACGTGTGGCAGTGGGACCTGTGGCAGGCCGGCATGGGCCTGGTCGACTTCACCAGCCCCGACGCGCGCGCCTGGTTCCAGTCGAAGCTCAAGGCGCTGCTCGACCAGGGGGTGGACTCGTTCAAGACGGACTTCGGCGAGCGCATCCCCACCGATGTCGTCTGGCACGACGGCTCCGACCCCGAGCGGATGCACAACTACTACACGCACCTGTACAACCGGACCGTGTTCGAGCTCCTGGAGAAGGAGCGCGGACAGGGCGAGGCGGTGGTCTTCGCCCGGTCCGCGACCGCGGGCGGCCAGCAGTACCCGGTGCACTGGGGCGGCGACTGCTGGTCGTCCTTCGAGGCGATGGCCGAGTCGCTCCGGGGCGGTCTGTCCCTGTCGCTGAGCGGGTTCGGCTTCTGGAGCCACGACATCGGCGGCTTCGAGGGCACGCCCGGCCCCGAGGTGTTCAAGCGCTGGCTCGCCTTCGGGCTGCTGTCCTCGCACAGCCGGCTGCACGGCTCCACGTCGTACCGGGTGCCGTGGGAGTTCGGCGAGGAGGCCGTCGACGTCGCCCGGCAGTTCACCCTGCTCAAGCACCGCCTCATG carries:
- a CDS encoding AI-2E family transporter is translated as MSATLNAGKTRAALRTSARISGELLLVLVAAAVAVWALGRMWSVVWPLIVGLLLTTLTWPPTRFLRRRGMAPALAASLVTVLFLLVAAGTAALIAVPVTSESGKLADGVVEGVQHLREWAAGPPLNIGEAQIAGAFDTATARIQDSAGAIATTAVTGVSTVFSGVVTAVLALFLMFFFLKDGPRFLPWLARQLPGRLATDVPAVAARCWDTLGAFVRSQALVGLLDAVFIGLGLWLLNVPLVLPLSVLTFVSAFVPIVGALFAGFVAVLIALVSNGLMNALLVLAVIVVVQQLEGNVFQPMIQSRGLGLHAVVVLLAVTLGGSVAGIVGSLLAVPVAALLAVVWNYLREQLADPPREPRADGAQT
- a CDS encoding SpoIIE family protein phosphatase, producing MGDLNARGTPSRRFPQAPESVAQARRFVGAALAGAAPDLVATAQLLVSELVTNVVLHARTEAEVTARSEGGTVRVRVGDRRPDRALVPHGWPPYAGTGQGLPLVARLASRRGVETGDRGKTVWFELGPEGPPRRPDDWEPPAAPAGGEATVTLLDVPTALCAAAEQHRHTLLREVTLAVAAGQDVGVTPRDAAVAQDTSQLITASVTAALRPHPAERGLRSLPLSLPPDAGPSVRTLRAVLDLAEEAAREEHLLTLPALPRQRLFHQWLFDQIVGQLAGGHPTAWTVVPGVPGAGPSELVAWDAGHVQASRVPTIAADERNRIIAVNGPAADLLGWNAGDLVGRPLTTLVPEHLRARHVTAFTSLLLSGQPRILGRSVPLPALHHDGRLVPVRLFIQPQETADGRTVFVAQLTPRGAVPSPSTHPPGRIRPPMGQRQPDRSSPMAAEDTGRSADRSALVRLSLLADTAAALSNAPYLDEGLERVGRILTDRLADWCAVDLFTEDARVERARVVHRSSGDAWPEDYQGRLPPLSDAARGPLARALRGAGPLLLTGPPSPSQVASPLDAHYLGLFRTMGADSAVVAPLRVRRQIIGALTVARHARDAPFTEEDLPLVHDLVRSLALGVDNLRLHQETRNIAERLQRSLLPKLRDAGNVQLAARYAASSATAQVGGDWYDSFLLPDGDTALVIGDVTGHNLDAAITMSQLRSMLRGIAVDRQEPPSTVLRRLDLANHSLYRESTATCIYGLVKGPEEGPWQLVHSSAGHLPPLLVRPDGRTRFLEGGSGLLLGVDPRIRRPEARDAIPAHATVLLYTDGLIERRGEHLDDAMERLRVHAAALAREPLEAFCDELLIGLGADGDDDIAVLAVRPVPPP
- a CDS encoding glycoside hydrolase family 64 protein, giving the protein MLRTLKRRATAIGLSIATVLGGSLLATGVPSPAHAAVPDTIPLQITNNSGRGEQLYVYNLGTQLSTGRQGWADASGTFHPWPAGGNPPTPAPDASITGPAAGRSTTVRLPKFSGRIYFSYGQKLVFKLTTGGLVQPAVQNPTDPNRDILFNWSEYTLNDAGLWLNSTQVDMFSAPYSVGVRRADGGTTSTGKLKSGGYNAVLNTLRGQSGGWANLIQTRSDGTVLRALSPLYGLETGALPASVMDDYINRVWQKYAGSTLTVTPFTDQPGVKYYGRVSGGVMNFTNSAGAVVTSFQKPDASSVFGCHGKLDAPNDQVRGPISRTLCAGFNRSTLLTNPSQPDSGSGDFYRDGVTNHYARAIHAQMADGKAYAFAFDDVGNHESLVHDGNPSQALLTLDPFN
- a CDS encoding GH1 family beta-glucosidase, whose protein sequence is MSEFPGFPPGFVFGAATASYQIEGAAYEDGRGPSIWDTYSHTPGLVVNGDTGDVACDHYHRYPEDVALLRDLGVGSYRFSVAWPRVVPDGTGPVNPKGLDFYSRLVDELLAAGIEPAVTLYHWDLPQALEDRGGWRVRETAERFAEYAAVVAGHLGDRVPRWITLNEPWCSAFLGYSVGRHAPGAREGRGALAAAHHLLVGHGLAVQALRSAGVREAGITLNLDHHLPATGSAADREAVVRADTLHNLVWTEPILAGRYPDTEEDTWGELITGEDFRRDGDLEVISQPLDFLGINYYRPIVVAGAPHRESDPALRVATDNRYAETAMPGVRRTAMGWPVAPETFTDLLVDLKEQYGDALPPVYITENGSAEDDEVSADGAVHDTGRVAYLRDHLAALRAAVDAGVDVRGYYVWSLLDNFEWAFGYDKRFGIVRVDYDTQRRVPKDSYHWYRRLIAAQRP
- a CDS encoding carbohydrate ABC transporter permease, translated to MAADTPTASRRRWGSTVAGVLVLGVMLFPLYWMLNTALQPESGLLQVDPVPGGLDLSGFSKALSDQGGHLLTSLLVSFGAVAICLAVSAPAAYGLARFGLRGSRTMVFGTLITQMVPGIVIANALYNSYVDLGLVNSYFGLMLADASLGIPFSIVLMRSFMVSIPGEVLEAAEIDGAGPVRVFLRVVLPMSRNSLITSGLFAFLFAWSDFMFALTLNTTDDVKPVTLGIYQYIGAHVGDWGSVMAASVLSAVPAAILLVLAQKYIAAGIAGGSVK
- a CDS encoding carbohydrate ABC transporter permease, whose product is MTTSTVTAPASAKTARKAAAPDPARRRLRRRLAQWGFVAPAVVFMLLFFGYPLVRNIVMSFQHYTPKTFFTGEAPFNGADNWSSVFQDVLFGKALWHTLVFTAGSLLGQFCIGLALAVFFNRRFPLNGVLRSLILLPWLVPMVVSGIVWRRILDQDTGVLNTFLDTVGLGGQTPWLTSPDMALLSVILVNIWIGIPFNMVILYGGLQEIPKELYEASALDGASAWRTFRSVTLPLLKPVITVVLVLGFMSTVKILDLILALTDGGPADATQTLGTLTYQNSFVELDFGAGAVVGNVLIVISAVFAVFYLRANRTEGK
- a CDS encoding ABC transporter substrate-binding protein; this translates as MTAHPPVAAPRPRGRSRRAVTSFAAVSVLVSGAALTGCAEQRDSDVYTVMNSSTDETYHRWDAEAMARCGKRLGVTIEQQSVPAAQVMTKALRMASSKSLPDIVQFDASEMPTFADAGGLVDLRTLGLTTEDVPEGIVGFGSYKGTYYGAARSVNTLALFYNKDVLDEAGVQVPTTWDELRETAKKLTQGKRYGLALSAGGAEDGVFQFTPFMWSNGGDETDLDSPQVVGALDYWKALLQDGSLSKSTVNWTQADVNDQFMAGNAAMMINGPWQVETLNTKKSLHWEIAQIPVPETGAESVGPLGGAVLTVPNTGDAEREKTAGRIVGCLAGEKEQLTYALNSWMVPANEKAAAKWRAEVPELDALADQVAAARSRTAKLGAGWSGVSLALQSAFQSALTGQSSEAALKRAQQRATSGN
- the yicI gene encoding alpha-xylosidase produces the protein MKFTDGFWRIRDGVQIAYATEVRDVRPESKRFTGYAAVKKVTRRGDTLNAPLITVECFSPAEGVVGVRVTHHAGKYRPGPDFALTGDADGAGSVRRDGTVTELTSGPLTVRLDGSGPFGLGFHDADGRELTRAGVKSTAFATTGEGAHHVLSRLSLGVGEQIYGLGERFTPFVKNGQTVDVWQADGGTSSEQAYKNVPFYLSSRGYGVFVNHPGAVSFEVGSESVGQVQFSVEDQALEYYVIAGPTPKEVLGRYTALTGRPALPPAWSFGLWLSTSFTTSYDEGTVTSFVDGMAERGIPLSVFHFDCFWMREYQWCDFQWDPEVFPDPEGMLARLKEKGLRISAWINPYIAQKSPLFDEAAALGHLVRRANGDVWQWDLWQAGMGLVDFTSPDARAWFQSKLKALLDQGVDSFKTDFGERIPTDVVWHDGSDPERMHNYYTHLYNRTVFELLEKERGQGEAVVFARSATAGGQQYPVHWGGDCWSSFEAMAESLRGGLSLSLSGFGFWSHDIGGFEGTPGPEVFKRWLAFGLLSSHSRLHGSTSYRVPWEFGEEAVDVARQFTLLKHRLMPYLYGAAAEAHRTGVPVMRPMLLEFPRDPACRTLDRQYMLGGDLLVAPVFDADGEVEVYLPEGTWTHLLSGERVTGPGWRTERHGYDSLPLYVREGAVLPLSGDDSRPDADWLDGPVLLVHPAAAPDYTAEVTVPDAAGLPAATFRVRRDGDVLRVTASGTDRPFTVRVPGGAEARGAGEVTLPLG